A window from Streptomyces sp. NBC_00299 encodes these proteins:
- a CDS encoding VOC family protein → MATDGFTTCLWYDGQAEEAANFYVSVFKNSGIGKVARYPEGAMQPAGSVMTVEFTANGHKFLALNGGPQFKFTEATSFMIFCENQEEIDYYWEKLIEGGGEPGPCGWLKDRFGLSWQVVPDSLDAMVTDPDPAKAARVTKAFMEMGKFDIAALEKAYVG, encoded by the coding sequence ATGGCAACCGACGGATTCACCACGTGTCTCTGGTACGACGGCCAGGCCGAGGAGGCCGCCAACTTCTACGTCTCCGTGTTCAAGAACTCCGGCATCGGCAAGGTCGCGCGCTACCCCGAGGGCGCGATGCAGCCGGCCGGCTCCGTCATGACCGTCGAGTTCACGGCCAACGGCCACAAGTTCCTCGCGCTCAACGGCGGCCCCCAGTTCAAGTTCACCGAGGCGACCTCCTTCATGATCTTCTGCGAGAACCAGGAGGAGATCGACTACTACTGGGAGAAGCTCATCGAGGGCGGCGGCGAGCCCGGCCCCTGCGGCTGGCTCAAGGACAGGTTCGGGCTGTCCTGGCAGGTCGTCCCGGACAGCCTCGACGCCATGGTCACCGACCCGGACCCGGCGAAGGCGGCCCGCGTGACCAAGGCCTTCATGGAGATGGGCAAGTTCGACATCGCCGCTCTGGAGAAGGCCTACGTCGGATAG